A stretch of Dyella sp. BiH032 DNA encodes these proteins:
- a CDS encoding SAM-dependent methyltransferase has translation MFASHPGEDADVPHYSGPLLTLPAAESLLAARGAGADTWTGSLDLERSRGTAALQADAWAWKGVHYPYPGKVKERTIYYWDGDEFAPVSRFSGSLIKLVPTEWGAPTFEIDGIKMLPTSKASPVDDARQKVALVEPRGKVVLDTCGGLGYFAGCCLDAGVMRLLSFEKNADVLWLRTLNPWSPDPEAPAAGGRLQLTHADVSQAIAALPAASVDAVLHDPPRFGIAGELYAQAFYDQLARVIRRGGRMFHYTGSPNKLTSDRDVPREVAKRLEKAGFKAQLALDGVLAVRR, from the coding sequence ATCTTCGCCTCCCACCCTGGAGAAGACGCCGACGTGCCGCATTATTCCGGCCCCTTGCTCACCTTGCCCGCCGCCGAGTCGCTGTTGGCCGCGCGCGGTGCCGGCGCGGATACGTGGACGGGTTCGCTGGACCTGGAACGCTCGCGCGGCACGGCTGCGCTGCAGGCCGATGCCTGGGCGTGGAAGGGGGTGCATTATCCGTATCCCGGCAAGGTGAAGGAGCGCACCATCTATTACTGGGATGGCGACGAATTCGCGCCGGTGTCGCGGTTCTCCGGCTCGCTGATCAAGCTGGTGCCGACCGAATGGGGTGCGCCTACGTTCGAGATCGATGGCATCAAGATGCTGCCTACCTCGAAGGCATCGCCCGTCGACGATGCGCGGCAGAAGGTGGCGCTGGTGGAGCCGCGCGGCAAGGTGGTGCTCGATACCTGCGGCGGGCTGGGCTATTTCGCGGGCTGCTGCCTGGATGCCGGCGTGATGCGCCTCCTGTCGTTCGAGAAGAACGCCGACGTATTGTGGCTGCGCACGCTCAATCCGTGGTCGCCGGACCCGGAAGCGCCGGCGGCCGGCGGCCGCCTGCAGTTGACGCATGCCGACGTATCGCAGGCCATCGCCGCGCTGCCCGCGGCGTCGGTGGATGCGGTGCTGCACGACCCGCCTCGCTTCGGCATTGCCGGCGAACTTTATGCGCAGGCGTTCTACGATCAGCTCGCGCGCGTCATCCGCCGCGGCGGCCGGATGTTCCATTACACCGGCAGCCCCAACAAGCTGACCAGCGACCGGGACGTGCCGCGCGAAGTCGCGAAGCGGTTGGAGAAGGCGGGCTTCAAGGCGCAGCTGGCGCTGGATGGCGTGTTGGCGGTGCGGCGCTGA
- a CDS encoding porin family protein — MRHLFLTASLGVALAAASFAAHAGNADPDHMFVNVSAGVTHSNVSGLTDKNSWGYGLNLGYRWQDTWGIEAGYVDLGKPQVKAFYNGQPYKLDLNVSGWTLGANGRWTFGGNWHASARLGAFFSKTKLTAGGYLTGEDSNTDTNLYVGAGIGYDFSPNLSLGLNIDHYRAKAKRIIDGTNSPYMASATLEYRFNIH; from the coding sequence ATGCGTCACTTGTTTCTGACCGCCTCGCTGGGCGTCGCCCTGGCCGCCGCTTCGTTCGCCGCCCATGCCGGCAACGCGGACCCCGACCACATGTTCGTCAACGTCAGCGCGGGCGTGACGCACTCCAACGTGTCCGGCCTCACCGACAAGAACAGCTGGGGCTACGGCCTCAACCTCGGCTATCGCTGGCAGGACACCTGGGGTATCGAGGCCGGCTACGTCGACCTGGGCAAGCCGCAGGTCAAGGCCTTCTACAACGGCCAGCCGTACAAGCTCGACCTCAACGTCTCGGGCTGGACGCTGGGTGCCAACGGCCGCTGGACGTTCGGCGGCAACTGGCACGCCAGCGCGCGCCTGGGCGCGTTCTTCTCCAAGACCAAGCTCACCGCCGGCGGCTATCTCACTGGCGAGGATTCGAACACCGACACCAACCTGTACGTAGGCGCGGGCATCGGCTACGACTTCAGCCCCAACCTCAGCCTGGGTCTGAACATCGATCACTATCGCGCCAAGGCCAAGCGCATCATCGACGGCACCAACAGCCCGTACATGGCCTCGGCGACCTTGGAGTACCGTTTCAACATCCACTGA